The window GATCATCTATCCCTTTCTTGACCTGTTTGAATTAGCATCATCAGCCATTAAAGGTGGAAAATTGTTACCAGAAAATGTAAACAATTGTACATAATAGACTGTTTAGCCAAACTGCACGCATCTACATTCACTGAACATAGATGATTTTTTAGTATTTACCTGTAACGAGAGTGAGCCAACAACATGACCAGGAACTACCTCCCAAAATCGAGCCTGAGAAACTTCAGAAACATCTTCGCGGGCAGCAATCTAAGAAGAATATAGAATAAGTGATGCTGAAAATTTGGAAAAACCATTTACCACTAAAGCTTCTTATATAATTTAAACACAACCTGTCGCCAGCATTTGCTCAATGCTGAAGTTGGAACATTTGGTGGTGCCATTTGGAGCAGAATACCTCCAGTTGCTCTAAAGAGTGGCATTACAAGCATAAAGACTACAACTGCAACTAGTCCAAAACACAAAACTTCTGCATTCTGAACCCTGCATATTAAAAGCAGATCAGGTGAGGTAGACAAATCAACAAGGAAACACAAAGAGGTAGGTAGAAAGGAAGCAGTATTTACCCAAGAGACAGAAACCAGGATGCCAGTATCAACCCTGCACTGGGAGACATATACCACACCACATTCAGACGGAAGTTTACATAAGAGAGAGAATATAGAGAGCATGTGGGGGGCAAACATAGGCAATTACTGTGGAAAGACATGGAGGATGAAGGCAAGAATAGAGAATATTCTACCTGCGTATGGAATCTGCGAGAACGTGCAGACAAACTGAGTGGTTGTTCATATCCTCGGCATTCCTGTAAACTGCAAGACATATGTATGCCAAATAAGAAAATGTACAACAGGGTAAAACAACTCTTTTTTTATTGTTACTCAATTTAGATACCATAATCCACTAAACATCTCATCTTCAGATGTTCATACCCTCCTTAGTGCTCAGAATTATTGGTATTCAACACATACTGATAACATCATATGCATTCGCTAATACCTTCCTATCACTTCAGTGATAACTGAGCTATGATATATATCGATTATTAAATCAGGATACACAGGTACGCATGTATCATAAAGAAAAACAGAAAGTATCCATGTCAATCCCTAGATAACAACATGTATCACTGAGGCTGAGGTATATTAAGGAATACACAACCAAAGTTTTATTCGGTTACTTTCACATCGCTAAGCCAAAACTTTTCAATCAATGTCAGGTACTTATCAGGGTCTTTGTTACAAGGTTTAACCTAGTTGCACTAGCACTGATAATATACTAAGCCCATTATGGGTAATCTTTTATCCAATCAAAAATGCCATGACATGCAATAGAGTCAAGTAGGTCTCAAAATCAACGAAAATTCATAGATGCCAGGTCAAGTCACAAGTTGGTATCCACAGAATACATAAACTAAGTTGGAAACTTACCAAGATTGATACGAGCATAATTTCTGAAGAACCAAACACCAATAAGATTCACCAGTAGATTTGTCACTGCCGAAACAATCAAGTAATGCCTATAACCAGAAAAGTAACATATAATAAATCATCAGAAGGAAATCCTAGAATCAACGAGGAAGCAAAAGAATTATATGATGGAAGTTCATCTACTGATGTTTACATATACAGAGAAGATGATGAATTAGATAGATTGGCCCACAAAAGAACCAAGCACAGAAAAGCATATGCACATGCATCTAGTCATTGTCACACGCCTCAGTTTCAGTTACACATACATATCAAACACGTGAATCTAGACACGCTTTTGCATAAAAGACAAAACAGCTTTATGTTGTGTCCCAATCCGAAACAGGCATCTGGAGTCTCATGAAATGCAAAGTTCAAAACAAAACTGAAAGCAAATAAAATGGTGACACAAGAATGATCAAGTGTATATGGAAAAATACAACTTCATGAAGAATCTAGTTCAATTGGCACAAAATTGGAACGAGCACAATTTTTTCAGAGGAACAAGTACATATAGATGCAGTAAATTTTCAGATCATTATAGTTCGGATGACCAACTTACTTGTGTTCAGATTCATCCTGTATGAATGCGTGAAGTGCTTCTACAGCCAAGGAGAAGGACATAAACAAAAGAAACAGCTGTCTACATGTGCAGCAGAATCAACACAAAGTCCACATATTAGCCGAGGATGCATGAAAGCCAATATAACCAAAAGAGAAAAAGGAGGGAATCTCTTCCAATACAACCAACATAGATCTTTAAGAGCTCAAAAGGTGAAAACAAATGTGGCAATTGCATAATGTAACCATGAAAACATTATAATCAAGTTAAATAATGGCAATTGCATAGCAAGTAATGATAATTTACAAATTATTAGTTAAGAGATTATACTATGAACCTTAAAAATGAGACAATACCTAGAAAAGGTGTGCCTACAAAACTAAACAGCGTTGTAAGACAGGAGTAAACCCGTCCAAACATATTATCCAAACCCTAATACACAAACTGCATAGCTTACCATGCAGAAACAAAGTTTCCAGATATATTACAAAAGTATGGCACGAGAGAAAGGAAATGTGAAGTACTTACAGCATTGGTAAAAGCTGACAAAACTTCAAGCCTCTTGTACCTGATTCA of the Fragaria vesca subsp. vesca linkage group LG6, FraVesHawaii_1.0, whole genome shotgun sequence genome contains:
- the LOC101313039 gene encoding metal tolerance protein C2-like, which codes for MEQSNSFKNPQTPWSSDRLGLGATDRRLAFSRQASINLNDSSSATTPFLSRSVSSIDVPPGAYSDGNDKLFGQGRVSAEKLTFLIVFESVFRILRSGNRYMKRLFLLISLNVAYSTAELCIGLFTGRVGLVSDAFHLTFGCGLLTFSLFAMAASRKKPDGIYTYGYKRLEVLSAFTNALFLLFMSFSLAVEALHAFIQDESEHKHYLIVSAVTNLLVNLIGVWFFRNYARINLVYRNAEDMNNHSVCLHVLADSIRSAGLILASWFLSLGVQNAEVLCFGLVAVVVFMLVMPLFRATGGILLQMAPPNVPTSALSKCWRQIAAREDVSEVSQARFWEVVPGHVVGSLSLQVKKGIDDRPVLQLVHGLYHDLGIQDLAVQADHV